The following proteins are co-located in the Polystyrenella longa genome:
- a CDS encoding isochorismatase family protein — translation MNAPRFAPSVSVACVVSLFSISFLAAADKSEEAKPSAAAEFAKLIRPQTPGDFNMHTRSRIETESGEIKILDEVKPWKVSETAIIICDMWDDVYCQMAAQRVDMMAPHMNEVVTAARAHGALVIHAPSGCMDFYKGSFNRQRAEYAPHSDSPLELKGWCYLDPETEAEMPVVTEVSPCDDPITPPAVRVYTRQHEDIKIIGYDAISDSGQEVYNLLQQEGIKNVVMMGVHTNMCVLGRPFGIRQLTRLGYNVALARDLTDAMYDPRQPPYVSHTRGTELVIEHIEQYWCPSIKGSDLIAVIPGSNDPLPEQTKPAVSQSQQ, via the coding sequence ATGAATGCCCCCCGTTTCGCTCCCTCGGTAAGTGTCGCTTGCGTGGTTAGTCTGTTTTCCATTTCGTTCCTGGCCGCCGCGGACAAATCAGAAGAAGCCAAACCCTCAGCCGCCGCCGAATTTGCCAAGTTGATCCGACCGCAGACACCGGGCGATTTCAATATGCATACCCGCTCCCGAATTGAAACCGAGAGTGGCGAAATCAAAATCCTCGATGAAGTAAAACCATGGAAAGTCTCCGAAACAGCCATCATCATCTGCGACATGTGGGACGATGTCTATTGCCAGATGGCGGCGCAACGTGTTGACATGATGGCTCCTCACATGAATGAAGTTGTCACAGCGGCCCGCGCTCATGGGGCGCTCGTCATCCATGCTCCCAGTGGCTGTATGGATTTTTACAAAGGGTCGTTCAATCGCCAGCGGGCAGAGTACGCACCGCACAGTGACTCACCGTTGGAATTAAAAGGTTGGTGCTATCTCGATCCGGAAACGGAAGCAGAGATGCCCGTTGTCACTGAAGTCTCTCCCTGTGACGATCCAATCACGCCACCCGCCGTTCGCGTCTACACGCGTCAACACGAAGACATCAAAATCATTGGTTACGACGCCATCAGCGATAGCGGTCAGGAAGTTTATAACCTGCTTCAACAGGAGGGAATCAAGAATGTCGTGATGATGGGCGTTCACACCAATATGTGCGTGCTCGGTCGCCCCTTTGGTATTCGCCAGTTGACGCGACTCGGTTACAACGTCGCCTTGGCCCGCGATTTAACCGACGCCATGTACGATCCCCGCCAACCACCCTACGTCAGTCACACACGCGGGACGGAATTGGTCATTGAGCACATCGAACAGTACTGGTGCCCATCGATCAAAGGAAGCGACCTAATCGCCGTCATTCCCGGATCCAACGATCCCCTACCCGAACAGACCAAACCTGCTGTCAGCCAGAGCCAGCAGTAG